The genome window GGAACACGGAGGGTGGAGGAGAGAGGAGGGCTTGCTTGTTGGGGGCGTGCGTGAAAATTGCTGGAGTGCACAAGGAAGGCCGCGGGCTGCCCTCTCTCACGTTGCAGGACAAGAATCGCAGTAAGTGATTACGTAACCAGTGCATTGTACGCAGCATCTGTTTTGGGTTTCCTCCTTGGACTCTTCTGCTGGCCATTGCAATGGATGAGTCCGCAGTCGGAGGATGGTTCTTATCAGCCAATCAATGGTCGAGAGGAAGCTGCGGCAAAATAATTTATTCACAACCATTATGCGCTGCGAATTTATGCCACTTCCTGGTGGAACCACTACAAATAGCCTTTTAAAATGCGATAAAAATAGCGCCAAGGGGTCTGCAGTGCACAGACAGTCAAGGAAGATGCACCAGACCAGGGTGCTGGGTTCGAGATGATGGGGCGTGGCCACTTGGCAATGACTCTCAAGCATGAAACCGTAAAATGGCTTTTCAATAAACCCGGCTGCAGGAGGAGGGGAACTGCCAGATGGAGCTGGGAAACTGGCGAAACAATGCgacaaatatttgaatatgtTAATTAGTCTGTTGTTCCTGCCGTTGCCCGTTTTCTGGGCACGATCAGTTCGTTCTTCTTCTATCGCTGGACGTGCATCGGTGCAGTCTAATTTCATGTGTTGCCATCTTGTTAGCACACCGGTGAAGTTCTCGGCCGGGATGGGGGGGAGGTTCCGACCTGGAATCCGAACTTGCAACCGTTTTGCATCTTTCGCACCAGGCGCACTAACGAATGCAAGTGCTTAGAGATTCATATTCGTACTTATGATCGGTATGCAGGttggcccacacacacaccagccggCCATAAAGCTGCCAATGGCCGGCCGAGAGCAACTGACAGCATCAGCGTTGTGGAGTCACAGGCCACCAGCGGATCGGGATCTCTACTTCCATCCGAGCGAAACACCGAACCCTGAGTATCCCATCCCCGCCCGCATTCCTTGCCATTTGCACGCAAAGCTAACTGCGGATTACAGTCGAGGTTCGATGGGGGACAAAAAGATTCCGACTTGCTACTGCTCGTCGAAATCATTCCTGATATACATTCATATGTAGGTAATCAATTAGGAAAACTCTGAAACACGCCTGTTTGGAAATCAGAACTAACCCAGTCTTGGTAGAAGAGGTGCCCCACAATGAATGGCGCTGGAGACAAGTGGGGGAGCGTTGCACAAATTGGAGTTCTACTGTTCGCTGGCATCCAGCCTAAAACTCACCTGTGGCTCACTCCTTGCGTGCGCCGACGCCTCAACTCTTGCTCCGACTTTGGCCTTAGGTTCGCTCCGACTTGGCTTCATCTTGGGATTTGGCAAGCATGGGGGTTTCGTGGCTTTGTAGGTGTTTCCAGGGGCCACAGCTGATGCCTTGACAGCTACTAAATTCTCCGCCCGTCCGACGCACACGTTCCTTGTCCAATTTTGGGCACCAGGCGGATTTTCCTCCTGGCCGGCGCTTATCGCCTGGCCATAAATTCATGCTGTAGGTGTCTCGATCTTTTcggtttctttcttttttggcgTTTTGGCGGAGGTCCTCGCCTCGTGGACACGCAATGAAGCTGTTTCTTCGTGCGCCGGAATTTCCCCGCggcatgcaaaatgcaattaacGGCACTTGCAGCGCGCCGGAAATTGACAATTCAATATAATGGGTTCCTTGTTTTCGCTAATTGGTGGTGCTTATGCACGCATAAATTAAGTAAACACAATACGAAGTCATAATTAATTGGACAAAGCAAACTAGAGCTGACAAAAAAGCTGGCGTCCATTTTGTTAACAGGATCTGCACTCGATTAATTAGGTAAGTGCACCGATTACTTAACGGTCATGAGATCTATCGATTTGGATAAACTTTCCTCACCAGTATATCATAAATGAAACTCAAAATGATTATGTACTAATAGAAGTTATTATCTAACTAAAAATTCATCGCATTGAATTTTGCCTTCGCAATCGTCACAATTCGGACAAATGCcattgaaaaaaagaaaaaaaaaatagtgaaaatggcgaaaatgtaaaataattttatattttgaaagTTTCCTGGCAATTTTGTAAATAATCCAACATGGAGCAAATTCAAAGCTTAAATATTCGTCCGCCCATTCGACTATCGATACGTTATCGATACTAACTATCGAACCAGTAAGTGAATCTCAACTGGTTCCTTTTTTAATCCACTGCAGACAAACAAGAAATCTTAagaaaagaaacaaaatatttcGGTGTCGAGTTTATTGAAATCTGCAAGCTATAGGCAAACAATCGGTTAAGATGTACTGTCTACAAAACGCAGAAAAAAAGTTGTCTTTTCAAGATAAGAACAACATCGGACCTATCGATACTTCACTGGAGTTTTCACATCGATAACAGATGTACCAACTGGGCACCGCTGAGTGACGTGTAAGCGCAGCCAGAAAACCATTTCAATTGTTTTACCCACGATTTAACCGAAAGTTGCAATACAATGGGTTCGTTCCGCCGCGAGAaagacgaggaggaggacggTAAGTAGCAGGCTATCACCTGTAGCCAAGTAATCCGCCGGCCAGCGAAGCCAATCGAAGACAACCCAGTTGCTGGAAGGTGCTCCGCTggcacagacacacactcacacacccaCTAACCCGACAAAGTCGAGAAAAATCGAGTTTTCACTAAATTGACTGAGAACATGAACTATTTTTCCCTTGCCTCGCACAAAAAACATCGCGGCCATCCGCCAGCAGGACCGAGCAATGCGTACCAGAACCTGGAAAAAACCTCGGTGCTTCAGGAGACGCGCACCTTCAATGAGACGCCGGTGAACCCAAGGAAGTGCATCCACATCCTGACCAAAATCCTGTACCTGATCAATCAGGGTGAGCAGCTTGTGGCCCGCGAGGCTACCGACTGCTTTTTCGCGATGACGAAGCTCTTCCAATCTAAGGACGTGGTGCTGCGTCGTATGGTATACCTGGGCATCAAGGAGCTGAGCTCCATTGCCGAGGACGTCATCATCGTTACCAGCTCGCTAACGAAGGATATGACCGGCAAGGAAGACCTGTACAGGGCCGCTGCCATCCGGGCTTTGTGCAGCATCACGGATAACACCATGTTGCAGGCCGTGGAGCGCTACATGAAGCAGTGCATTGTAGACAAAAACGCGGCGGTTTCTTGTGCTGCATTGGTCAGTTCCTTGAGACTGGCCAACACTGCGGGCGACGTAGTCaagaggtgggcaaacgaGGCCCAGGAGGCCTTGAACAGCGACAACATCATGGTACAGTACCACGCCTTGGGTCTGCTCTACCATATCCGCAAGTCGGATCGGCTGGCTGTCTCCAAGTTGGTCAACAAGCTGACCAGAGGCTCTCTGAAGAGTCCCTATGCCGTTTGCATGCTGGTAAGTGGAGTCTGTACCCTAAACTTTTCTTAATGAAATGGATTCGAACAGCACAGTTATTCCATTTAATGTGACATCTGACTAAGTTCGTTTTACATCCCCCAGATACGCATTGCCTGTAAGCTGATCGAAGAGGAGGACATTCCCTCTGAGGAGCTTTCCGATTCACCCTTGTTTACGTTCATAGAGTCCTGTCTGCGCCACAAGAGCGAGATGGTCATCTACGAGGCGGCCCATGCCATTGTCAACCTCAAGAACACCAATCCGCGAATGCTATCGCCGGCGTTCTCCATCCTCCAGCTTTTCTGCAGCTCGCCGAAGGCAACGTTGCGCTTTGCGGCTGTGCGCACGCTCAACAAGGTGGCGATGACGCACCCGGCAGCGGTGACCACCTGTAACTTGGACCTGGAAGGTCTCATCACGGACTCCAATCGATCGGTGGCCACTCTGGCCATCACTACGCTGCTAAAGACCGGCGCTGAATCCTCGGTAGAGCGTTTGATGAAGCAGATCTCCACGTTTGTGGCCGAGATTTCCGATGAGTTCAAGGTGGTGGTGGTACAGGCCATTTGCGCTCTGTGCACCAAATATCCGCGCAAGCACACAGTGCTGATGAACTTCCTCAGCGGTATGCTGCGCGAGGAGGGTGGCCTTGAGTACAAGACCTCCATAGTTGACACCATCATCACGATCATCGAGGAGAATGCGGACGCCAAGGAGTCCGGCTTGTCGCATCTGTGCGAGTTCATCGAGGATTGTGAACACGTTTCACTGGCGGTGAGGATTCTTCATCTGCTGGGCAAGGAGGGACCCTTTGCGGCCACACCCTCCAAGTACATACGCTTTATCTACAACCGCGTCATCTTGGAGAGCCCTATTGTGCGAGCAGCCGCGGTCACGGCCATGGCCCAGTTTGGAGCATCTTGCCCAGCTTTGTTAAGCAATATCCTCGTGCTGCTGGGTCGTTGCCAGATGGACCCGGACGACGAGGTGCGTGACCGTGCCACCTACTACCTTAGCATTCTTAACTCGGAAAGGCCAGAGCTGTACAAGAACTACATCATCGAGAGGGAGAACTGTTCTCTGGCTCTGCTGGAGAAGTCGCTGGTCGAACATCTGAATGGTGACCTGGACACACGCTTCGATATTTCCATTGTGCCCAAGGCGGCCATAGTTAAGCCAGTGATTGCCAACGACGTAATGCTAGTTACCAGCAGTGCTCCACGACCGCCGAAGATCACGCGGGAGGAGGAGAGTGCTGCACGTTTGGCACAGCTGCCGGGCATCCAGGTGCTGGGCCCCATCCATCGCAGCACAGCTCCCATCCAGCTGACCGAAAGCGAAACGGAGTACACGGTGCAGTGCATCAAACACATATTTGGCCAGCACGTGGTCTTCCAGTTCGATTGCTTGAATACGCTGTCCGATCAAATCCTGGAAAATGTGCGGGTGGAACTCACGCTGCCGGATGGATTCACAACCAGGGCAGTCATTCCATGTCCCAAGCTACCCTACAACGATCTGCAAACTACTTTTGTCATCGTAGAATTTCCGCCCGATGCCGCCAATTCCATTGGTAAGTTTATAAATAACATGAATTTTGTATTAAAATCATATCACTTTTTCAAAACGAACTATTTCCTCATTCCAGCCACCTTTGGTGCCACTTTACGATTTGTGGTCAAGGACTGCGATCCCAACACAGGCGAGCCGGAGTCAGCGGAGGGCTATGACGACGAGTACATGCTAGAGGATTTGGAGCTGACGGTTGCCGATCAGATACAGAAAACCAGAAAGAACAATTTCCAAGTGTCCTGGGATGCGGCTGACAGCGAAGGTGCCACAGAAAGATATATAGGGTCCATTCAGTGATTAGTAATACTCTATATTTGCAGAATGGCTACAAGCCGAGGATACCTTTGTGCTGTCGGCAGTGACCACCTTGCAGGATGCCGTCAACACTATAGTCAAGATCCTGGGCTTGGGCGCTGCAAACCTCTCTGAGAATGTGCCCGAGGGTACGCACCTGCATACGCTGCTCTGTTCAGGTAGGCACCCTTCGCTTTGAGTTGTAAGATGAGTAGTAAAGTCCTTCCCTCTTTACAGGAACCTTCAGAGGCGGCGCCGAGATTCTGGTGCGGGCCAAGCTGGCGCTTTCAGAAGGCGTCACGCTCAATCTGAC of Drosophila mauritiana strain mau12 chromosome 3R, ASM438214v1, whole genome shotgun sequence contains these proteins:
- the LOC117146076 gene encoding coatomer subunit gamma isoform X3, which gives rise to MGSFRREKDEEEDGPSNAYQNLEKTSVLQETRTFNETPVNPRKCIHILTKILYLINQGEQLVAREATDCFFAMTKLFQSKDVVLRRMVYLGIKELSSIAEDVIIVTSSLTKDMTGKEDLYRAAAIRALCSITDNTMLQAVERYMKQCIVDKNAAVSCAALVSSLRLANTAGDVVKRWANEAQEALNSDNIMVQYHALGLLYHIRKSDRLAVSKLVNKLTRGSLKSPYAVCMLIRIACKLIEEEDIPSEELSDSPLFTFIESCLRHKSEMVIYEAAHAIVNLKNTNPRMLSPAFSILQLFCSSPKATLRFAAVRTLNKVAMTHPAAVTTCNLDLEGLITDSNRSVATLAITTLLKTGAESSVERLMKQISTFVAEISDEFKVVVVQAICALCTKYPRKHTVLMNFLSGMLREEGGLEYKTSIVDTIITIIEENADAKESGLSHLCEFIEDCEHVSLAVRILHLLGKEGPFAATPSKYIRFIYNRVILESPIVRAAAVTAMAQFGASCPALLSNILVLLGRCQMDPDDEVRDRATYYLSILNSERPELYKNYIIERENCSLALLEKSLVEHLNGDLDTRFDISIVPKAAIVKPVIANDVMLVTSSAPRPPKITREEESAARLAQLPGIQVLGPIHRSTAPIQLTESETEYTVQCIKHIFGQHVVFQFDCLNTLSDQILENVRVELTLPDGFTTRAVIPCPKLPYNDLQTTFVIVEFPPDAANSIATFGATLRFVVKDCDPNTGEPESAEGYDDEYMLEDLELTVADQIQKTRKNNFQVSWDAADSEEWLQAEDTFVLSAVTTLQDAVNTIVKILGLGAANLSENVPEGTHLHTLLCSGTFRGGAEILVRAKLALSEGVTLNLTVRSTDQDVAELITAAIG
- the LOC117146076 gene encoding coatomer subunit gamma isoform X1; its protein translation is MNYFSLASHKKHRGHPPAGPSNAYQNLEKTSVLQETRTFNETPVNPRKCIHILTKILYLINQGEQLVAREATDCFFAMTKLFQSKDVVLRRMVYLGIKELSSIAEDVIIVTSSLTKDMTGKEDLYRAAAIRALCSITDNTMLQAVERYMKQCIVDKNAAVSCAALVSSLRLANTAGDVVKRWANEAQEALNSDNIMVQYHALGLLYHIRKSDRLAVSKLVNKLTRGSLKSPYAVCMLIRIACKLIEEEDIPSEELSDSPLFTFIESCLRHKSEMVIYEAAHAIVNLKNTNPRMLSPAFSILQLFCSSPKATLRFAAVRTLNKVAMTHPAAVTTCNLDLEGLITDSNRSVATLAITTLLKTGAESSVERLMKQISTFVAEISDEFKVVVVQAICALCTKYPRKHTVLMNFLSGMLREEGGLEYKTSIVDTIITIIEENADAKESGLSHLCEFIEDCEHVSLAVRILHLLGKEGPFAATPSKYIRFIYNRVILESPIVRAAAVTAMAQFGASCPALLSNILVLLGRCQMDPDDEVRDRATYYLSILNSERPELYKNYIIERENCSLALLEKSLVEHLNGDLDTRFDISIVPKAAIVKPVIANDVMLVTSSAPRPPKITREEESAARLAQLPGIQVLGPIHRSTAPIQLTESETEYTVQCIKHIFGQHVVFQFDCLNTLSDQILENVRVELTLPDGFTTRAVIPCPKLPYNDLQTTFVIVEFPPDAANSIATFGATLRFVVKDCDPNTGEPESAEGYDDEYMLEDLELTVADQIQKTRKNNFQVSWDAADSEEWLQAEDTFVLSAVTTLQDAVNTIVKILGLGAANLSENVPEGTHLHTLLCSGTFRGGAEILVRAKLALSEGVTLNLTVRSTDQDVAELITAAIG
- the LOC117146076 gene encoding coatomer subunit gamma isoform X2: MGSFRREKDEEEDAGPSNAYQNLEKTSVLQETRTFNETPVNPRKCIHILTKILYLINQGEQLVAREATDCFFAMTKLFQSKDVVLRRMVYLGIKELSSIAEDVIIVTSSLTKDMTGKEDLYRAAAIRALCSITDNTMLQAVERYMKQCIVDKNAAVSCAALVSSLRLANTAGDVVKRWANEAQEALNSDNIMVQYHALGLLYHIRKSDRLAVSKLVNKLTRGSLKSPYAVCMLIRIACKLIEEEDIPSEELSDSPLFTFIESCLRHKSEMVIYEAAHAIVNLKNTNPRMLSPAFSILQLFCSSPKATLRFAAVRTLNKVAMTHPAAVTTCNLDLEGLITDSNRSVATLAITTLLKTGAESSVERLMKQISTFVAEISDEFKVVVVQAICALCTKYPRKHTVLMNFLSGMLREEGGLEYKTSIVDTIITIIEENADAKESGLSHLCEFIEDCEHVSLAVRILHLLGKEGPFAATPSKYIRFIYNRVILESPIVRAAAVTAMAQFGASCPALLSNILVLLGRCQMDPDDEVRDRATYYLSILNSERPELYKNYIIERENCSLALLEKSLVEHLNGDLDTRFDISIVPKAAIVKPVIANDVMLVTSSAPRPPKITREEESAARLAQLPGIQVLGPIHRSTAPIQLTESETEYTVQCIKHIFGQHVVFQFDCLNTLSDQILENVRVELTLPDGFTTRAVIPCPKLPYNDLQTTFVIVEFPPDAANSIATFGATLRFVVKDCDPNTGEPESAEGYDDEYMLEDLELTVADQIQKTRKNNFQVSWDAADSEEWLQAEDTFVLSAVTTLQDAVNTIVKILGLGAANLSENVPEGTHLHTLLCSGTFRGGAEILVRAKLALSEGVTLNLTVRSTDQDVAELITAAIG